Proteins encoded within one genomic window of Amycolatopsis sp. 2-15:
- a CDS encoding aerobic carbon-monoxide dehydrogenase large subunit gives MTYGSLPRKEDARFVRGRGTFVDDLVLPGMLHGAILRSPHAHARLVSVDTSAAEAHPKVRAVLTGKDLAERGMAWMPTLSHDVHAVLATDKVRFQGQEIAFVVAEDRYAARDALELIDVEYEPLPVVVDAPAALAAGAAVIRDDLGKADNHVFDWSSGDEAATEAAFAKADVVARQDMLYPRVHPAPLETCGAVADIDAITGKLTVWATAQAPHAHRILYSRITGLPEHRIRIVAPDIGGGFGNKVGMYPGYLCAVVGSMVTGRPVKWTEDRSENLMSTSFARDYHMSGEIAATSDGRLLGLRVRVLADHGAFNGTAQPAKFPAGFFHVFTGSYDLPAAFCSVTGVYTNKAPGGVAYACSFRITEAVYVVERMMDVLARELGLDPAELRMRNLLRPEQFPYTCATGWQYDSGDYPRALTLLKEIAGYDGLRREQAGKRARGELMGLGLSFFTEAVGAGPREHMDILGFGMADGAELRVHPSGSAVLRLSCMSQGQGHETTFAQLVSAELGIPPDEVEVVQGDTDRTPFGLGTYGSRSTPVSGAAAVTVARKVRERARQVASAMLEVSPDDLEWERGRWFVRGVPGRGHTIREIALAAHSDLALPEGVEGQLDASTVYSPPNLTYPFGAYLCVVDVDADTGQVRVRRFIAVDDCGVRINPMIVAGQVHRGLADGIGMALMELMAFDTDGNHLGGSFMDYLLPTALECPSWELGETVTPSPHHPIGAKGIGESATVGSPAAVVNAVVDALAPFGVRHADMPLTPAAVWRAMRGTPLRADLAIS, from the coding sequence ATGACCTACGGTTCGTTGCCCCGCAAGGAAGACGCGCGCTTCGTGCGCGGGCGCGGCACGTTCGTCGACGACCTCGTGCTGCCCGGGATGCTGCACGGCGCGATCCTGCGCAGCCCGCACGCCCACGCGCGCCTGGTGTCGGTGGACACCAGCGCGGCCGAGGCGCACCCCAAGGTTCGCGCCGTGCTCACCGGGAAGGATCTGGCCGAGCGCGGGATGGCGTGGATGCCGACGCTCTCGCACGACGTGCATGCCGTGCTCGCCACCGACAAGGTCCGCTTCCAGGGCCAGGAGATCGCGTTCGTCGTCGCCGAAGATCGTTACGCGGCAAGGGATGCGCTGGAGCTGATCGACGTCGAGTACGAGCCGCTGCCGGTGGTCGTCGACGCGCCGGCCGCGCTCGCCGCCGGTGCCGCCGTGATCCGCGACGACCTCGGCAAGGCCGACAACCACGTGTTCGACTGGTCCTCCGGCGACGAAGCGGCCACCGAAGCCGCGTTCGCGAAGGCCGATGTGGTGGCCCGGCAGGACATGCTCTACCCCCGCGTGCACCCGGCGCCGCTGGAAACGTGCGGTGCCGTCGCCGACATCGACGCGATCACCGGCAAGCTCACGGTGTGGGCCACCGCGCAGGCGCCGCACGCGCACCGGATCCTGTACTCGCGGATCACGGGCCTGCCGGAGCACCGGATCCGCATCGTCGCCCCCGACATCGGCGGCGGCTTCGGCAACAAGGTCGGGATGTACCCCGGTTACCTGTGCGCGGTGGTGGGCTCCATGGTCACCGGGCGGCCGGTGAAGTGGACCGAGGACCGCTCGGAAAACCTGATGAGCACGTCGTTCGCCCGCGACTACCACATGAGCGGCGAGATCGCGGCCACGAGCGACGGCCGGTTGCTGGGGCTGCGCGTGCGCGTGCTCGCCGACCACGGCGCGTTCAACGGCACCGCGCAGCCGGCGAAGTTCCCCGCCGGGTTCTTCCACGTGTTCACCGGCTCCTACGACCTGCCGGCCGCGTTCTGCTCGGTCACCGGCGTGTACACCAACAAGGCGCCCGGCGGCGTCGCGTACGCGTGCTCGTTCCGGATCACCGAAGCCGTGTACGTGGTCGAGCGGATGATGGACGTGCTCGCGCGCGAGCTGGGCCTGGATCCGGCCGAGCTGCGCATGCGCAACCTGCTGCGGCCCGAGCAGTTCCCGTACACCTGCGCCACCGGCTGGCAGTACGACTCGGGCGACTACCCGCGCGCGCTGACGCTGCTGAAGGAGATCGCCGGCTACGACGGGCTGCGCCGGGAACAGGCCGGGAAACGCGCTCGTGGCGAGCTGATGGGCCTCGGCCTGAGCTTCTTCACCGAGGCCGTGGGCGCCGGGCCGCGCGAGCACATGGACATCCTCGGCTTCGGCATGGCCGACGGCGCCGAGCTGCGCGTGCACCCGTCCGGCTCGGCCGTGTTGCGGCTCTCGTGCATGTCGCAGGGCCAGGGCCACGAGACGACGTTCGCGCAGCTCGTGTCGGCCGAGCTCGGCATCCCGCCCGACGAGGTCGAGGTCGTGCAGGGCGACACCGACCGCACGCCGTTCGGTCTCGGCACCTACGGCTCCCGCTCGACACCGGTGTCGGGCGCGGCCGCCGTCACGGTGGCGCGGAAGGTGCGCGAACGCGCGCGGCAGGTCGCGTCGGCGATGCTCGAGGTGAGCCCCGACGACCTCGAGTGGGAACGCGGACGCTGGTTCGTGCGCGGTGTCCCCGGGCGCGGGCACACGATCCGCGAGATCGCGCTGGCCGCGCACTCCGACCTGGCGCTGCCCGAAGGTGTGGAAGGGCAGCTCGACGCGAGCACCGTGTACAGCCCGCCGAACCTGACGTACCCCTTCGGCGCGTACCTGTGCGTGGTCGACGTCGACGCGGACACCGGCCAGGTGCGCGTGCGCCGCTTCATCGCCGTGGACGACTGCGGCGTGCGGATCAACCCGATGATCGTCGCGGGCCAGGTGCACCGGGGTCTCGCCGACGGCATCGGCATGGCGCTGATGGAGCTCATGGCCTTCGACACCGACGGCAACCACCTGGGCGGCTCCTTCATGGACTACCTGCTGCCCACTGCGCTGGAGTGCCCGTCCTGGGAGCTCGGCGAGACCGTGACGCCCTCACCGCACCACCCCATCGGCGCGAAGGGCATCGGCGAGTCCGCCACCGTCGGCTCGCCGGCGGCCGTGGTCAACGCGGTGGTCGACGCCCTGGCGCCGTTCGGCGTGCGCCACGCCGACATGCCGCTGACCCCGGCCGCGGTCTGGCGGGCCATGCGCGGCACGCCGCTGCGGGCCGACCTGGCGATCTCCTGA
- a CDS encoding amidohydrolase family protein, with translation MSEPTGRPVVLRGGTVLTVDATRRVLPGHDVLVTGDTITAVGPELAVPEGTVEIDATGGIVMPGMIDTHRHMWQTAMRGYGADWTLTQYFVWYYLEHGKTFRPADVYAGNLLSAWEALDAGVTTTVDWSHGLQTTEHADAAVDALQAVPGRFVLAYGNIQDAPAHWTATPEFREFVARRMTGDPMLGFQLAFDVTGDPAFPEKPAFEVARELGVPVTTHAGVWGATGDDGIRLMHDHGFMTPETIYVHGASLSADSYHRIAATGGSVSVSTESEQSAGQGYPPSWALRSHGIPVSLSMDTSVWWSGDLFSAMRTTLGADRSREHLEAHAKGDTVTHAALRADQVVEWATRGGARALGREAELGSVEVGKKADLVLVKNDHSPVSFPLINPHGHIAFQAQRGDVHTVLVNGRLVKRDGRLVDVDLAAVRRTVDATVEHLRAQLGDEAWAQGMNPDVPEAKVLDNPYTYTDYQSGSTHGG, from the coding sequence ATGAGCGAGCCCACCGGCCGTCCGGTCGTCCTGCGCGGCGGCACCGTGCTGACCGTCGACGCCACCCGCCGCGTGTTGCCCGGGCACGACGTGCTGGTCACCGGCGACACGATCACCGCCGTCGGCCCGGAGCTGGCCGTGCCCGAAGGCACCGTGGAGATCGACGCGACCGGCGGCATCGTGATGCCCGGCATGATCGACACGCACCGGCACATGTGGCAGACGGCGATGCGCGGCTACGGCGCCGACTGGACGCTGACGCAGTACTTCGTCTGGTACTACCTCGAACACGGCAAGACCTTCCGCCCGGCCGACGTCTACGCGGGCAACCTGTTGTCCGCCTGGGAAGCGCTCGACGCCGGCGTGACGACCACAGTGGACTGGTCGCACGGACTGCAGACGACCGAGCACGCCGACGCGGCCGTCGACGCGCTGCAGGCCGTGCCGGGCCGGTTCGTGCTGGCGTACGGCAACATCCAGGACGCGCCGGCGCACTGGACCGCCACGCCGGAGTTCCGCGAGTTCGTGGCGCGCCGCATGACGGGCGACCCGATGCTCGGCTTCCAGCTCGCGTTCGACGTGACCGGCGACCCGGCGTTCCCAGAGAAGCCCGCGTTCGAGGTCGCGCGCGAGCTCGGCGTGCCCGTGACCACGCACGCGGGCGTGTGGGGCGCGACGGGCGACGACGGCATCCGCCTCATGCACGACCACGGCTTCATGACGCCCGAGACGATCTACGTGCACGGCGCCTCGCTCTCGGCCGACTCCTACCACCGCATCGCCGCGACCGGCGGTTCGGTGTCGGTGTCGACCGAGAGCGAGCAGAGCGCGGGCCAGGGCTACCCGCCCTCCTGGGCACTGCGTTCGCACGGCATCCCGGTGTCGCTGTCGATGGACACGTCCGTGTGGTGGAGCGGTGACCTCTTTTCGGCCATGCGCACCACGCTGGGTGCCGACCGGTCCCGCGAGCACCTGGAGGCCCACGCGAAGGGCGACACCGTCACGCACGCGGCGCTGCGCGCCGACCAGGTCGTGGAGTGGGCCACCCGCGGCGGCGCCCGGGCGCTCGGGCGTGAGGCGGAACTCGGCAGCGTCGAGGTCGGCAAGAAGGCCGACCTCGTGCTGGTGAAAAACGATCACTCGCCCGTGTCGTTCCCCCTGATCAACCCCCACGGCCACATCGCGTTCCAGGCCCAGCGCGGCGATGTGCACACCGTGCTGGTGAACGGCCGCCTGGTGAAGCGCGACGGCCGCCTCGTGGACGTCGACCTGGCGGCGGTGCGCCGCACGGTGGACGCGACGGTCGAGCACCTGCGCGCACAGCTGGGCGACGAGGCCTGGGCGCAGGGGATGAACCCCGACGTGCCCGAGGCGAAGGTCCTCGACAACCCCTACACCTACACCGACTACCAGAGCGGCAGCACCCACGGCGGGTGA
- a CDS encoding bifunctional lysylphosphatidylglycerol flippase/synthetase MprF: MAEHTATVEHAKTPEFLTRARSIALVLWRRAPFTTAVVVAMVALGLATGTLWSAVETREWFPQVSYGLPSLLDGRWWTFLIGPFFALNPLFYLLVAGGFALLVGPAEARLGTRRTATIAVGAQLAATLGAALILLALRGTGWEWATQLAGRTDVGFSAGALAVVAVVSATIRSPWRLRLRALLCVYVGVSILYIGTLADLEHLLAVGLTLPLARRLAGPKRLRSTGRPTRREWRLLAVTGLVIAGAVQVVVRIAPGVSPLGSTAGQADSVPELAIVLVVIALMINGLRRGKRAAWRWAVALASLIVALGVVIAVVVVVAEIFGLAYTIENASFLIADAVLWGAMLTLLIAARGAFRVPSRRKRRRALGSRDVDGATELLQRHGGGTLSWMTLWPENSHFFGPDGESYLAYRRHAGVAIALGDPIGPDTAGTIRAFAELCDNSGLVPCLFSVTEETTVVTDSLGWARVQVAEDTLVDLENLEFRGKAWQNVRSALNRAVKEGVTFRLVTLADEPWSLVAQVRAISEEWVGDKGMPEMGFTLGGVDEALDPRVRVGLAVDADGVVQGVTSWLPVYGGAGQVEGWTLDVMRRRGDGFRPVVEFLIASSCQAFRTEGAKFVSLSGAPLARAPEAPPAAPLERLLDSFGGAMEPYYGFRSLHAFKTKFKPRYVPMYLAYREEADLPRIGVGLARAYLPDASLGSLVRMGKN; the protein is encoded by the coding sequence ATGGCAGAACACACCGCGACCGTCGAGCACGCGAAAACCCCCGAGTTCCTCACCCGTGCACGGTCGATCGCGCTGGTGCTGTGGCGACGTGCCCCGTTCACCACAGCCGTCGTCGTCGCCATGGTCGCGCTCGGCCTGGCGACGGGCACGCTGTGGAGCGCCGTCGAGACGCGCGAGTGGTTCCCGCAGGTGTCCTACGGCCTGCCCTCGCTCCTCGACGGCCGCTGGTGGACGTTCCTCATCGGACCGTTCTTCGCGCTGAACCCGCTCTTCTACCTCCTGGTGGCCGGCGGGTTCGCCCTGCTCGTCGGCCCGGCCGAAGCGCGGCTGGGCACCCGCCGGACCGCCACGATCGCCGTCGGGGCGCAGCTGGCCGCCACCCTCGGCGCCGCGCTGATCCTGCTCGCGCTGCGCGGCACCGGCTGGGAGTGGGCGACGCAGCTCGCCGGGCGCACCGACGTCGGGTTCTCCGCGGGGGCGCTCGCCGTGGTCGCGGTGGTGAGCGCGACCATCCGCTCGCCGTGGCGGCTGCGCTTGCGTGCGCTGCTGTGCGTGTACGTCGGGGTGTCCATCCTCTACATCGGCACGCTCGCCGACCTGGAACACCTGCTCGCCGTCGGCCTCACGCTGCCGCTCGCGCGCCGCCTCGCCGGGCCGAAACGCCTCCGGTCCACGGGCCGCCCGACGCGGCGGGAGTGGCGGCTGCTCGCGGTCACCGGCCTCGTCATCGCGGGCGCGGTGCAGGTCGTGGTGCGCATCGCGCCCGGGGTCAGCCCGCTCGGCTCCACGGCGGGCCAGGCCGATTCGGTGCCCGAGCTGGCGATCGTGCTCGTGGTGATCGCGTTGATGATCAACGGCCTGCGGCGCGGCAAACGCGCGGCGTGGCGGTGGGCGGTCGCACTCGCGTCGCTGATCGTGGCGCTCGGCGTCGTGATCGCCGTGGTCGTGGTCGTCGCGGAGATCTTCGGCCTGGCCTACACGATCGAAAACGCGTCGTTCCTCATCGCCGACGCCGTGCTCTGGGGCGCCATGCTGACGCTGCTCATCGCGGCGCGCGGGGCGTTCCGCGTGCCCTCGCGGCGGAAACGGCGCCGCGCGCTCGGCTCCCGCGACGTCGACGGCGCCACCGAACTCCTGCAGCGCCACGGCGGCGGCACGCTGTCCTGGATGACGCTCTGGCCGGAGAACTCCCACTTCTTCGGCCCCGACGGCGAGTCCTACCTCGCCTACCGCCGCCACGCCGGCGTCGCCATCGCCCTCGGCGACCCGATCGGCCCCGACACCGCGGGCACGATCCGGGCGTTCGCCGAGCTGTGCGACAACTCCGGGCTGGTGCCGTGTCTGTTCTCCGTCACGGAGGAGACCACCGTCGTCACGGACTCGCTCGGCTGGGCCCGCGTGCAGGTCGCCGAGGACACCCTCGTCGACCTCGAGAACCTGGAGTTCCGCGGGAAGGCGTGGCAGAACGTGCGCTCGGCGCTCAATCGCGCGGTGAAGGAGGGCGTCACCTTCCGCCTGGTGACGCTGGCCGACGAGCCGTGGTCGCTCGTCGCGCAGGTCCGCGCGATCTCCGAGGAATGGGTGGGGGACAAGGGGATGCCCGAGATGGGCTTCACGCTCGGCGGCGTGGACGAGGCGCTGGACCCGCGCGTGCGCGTCGGCCTGGCGGTCGACGCCGACGGCGTGGTGCAGGGCGTCACGTCGTGGCTGCCCGTGTACGGCGGTGCCGGGCAGGTCGAAGGCTGGACGCTCGACGTGATGCGTCGCCGCGGCGACGGGTTCCGGCCCGTGGTGGAGTTCCTCATCGCCTCGTCCTGCCAGGCGTTCCGGACCGAGGGCGCGAAGTTCGTCTCGCTCTCGGGCGCCCCGTTGGCCCGCGCCCCGGAGGCCCCGCCCGCCGCGCCGCTCGAACGGCTCCTCGACTCGTTCGGCGGAGCGATGGAGCCCTACTACGGGTTCCGCTCGCTGCACGCGTTCAAGACGAAGTTCAAACCCCGCTACGTGCCGATGTACCTCGCCTACCGCGAGGAAGCCGACCTGCCGCGGATCGGCGTCGGACTCGCGCGCGCCTACCTGCCGGACGCCTCGCTGGGGTCGCTGGTGCGGATGGGGAAGAACTGA
- the ligD gene encoding non-homologous end-joining DNA ligase, translated as MAGGAERSRVPAPIEPMLATPDGGLLRDSPDYAYEFKWDGYRSIMRVAPDGTTVLTSRNNNDFTGRFPELLGAFGDALDGRPAVLDGEIVALDEQGHPDFGLLQNHDTSARAVSFFVFDVLSLGGDSLLDATYDERRGVLETLEVPDRRLLAITPSYSHTDLSAQGMSPQDLLDVAQKMMLEGLVVKARASKYHPGRRSPEWLKHPLIRTTEVVLGGWRPGQGRRASTLGALLLGAHDPVSGDLLYLGDVGTGFTEQMLVELRETLAPLERSVSPFANVVPRDRARGAHWLAPSLVGEVVYRRLTPGDQRLRHTAWRGLRPDRVPGEVEVPSV; from the coding sequence ATGGCAGGCGGTGCTGAGCGGTCGCGCGTGCCGGCCCCGATCGAGCCCATGCTCGCGACCCCCGACGGCGGCCTCCTGCGCGACAGCCCGGACTACGCGTATGAGTTCAAGTGGGACGGCTACCGCTCCATCATGCGCGTCGCCCCCGACGGCACCACCGTGCTGACGAGCCGCAACAACAACGACTTCACCGGCCGTTTCCCCGAGTTGCTGGGCGCGTTCGGCGACGCGCTGGACGGCCGGCCCGCGGTGCTCGACGGCGAGATCGTGGCCCTGGACGAGCAGGGCCACCCCGACTTCGGCCTGCTGCAGAACCACGACACCTCGGCGCGCGCGGTGTCGTTCTTCGTGTTCGACGTGCTGTCGCTCGGCGGTGATTCACTCTTGGACGCCACCTATGACGAACGCCGTGGCGTCCTCGAGACCCTTGAGGTGCCGGACCGTCGCCTGCTGGCCATCACCCCGTCGTACTCCCACACGGACTTGTCGGCGCAGGGGATGTCGCCGCAGGACCTGCTGGACGTGGCGCAGAAGATGATGCTCGAAGGCCTGGTGGTCAAGGCGCGAGCTTCGAAGTACCACCCGGGGCGGCGGAGTCCGGAGTGGTTGAAGCACCCGTTGATCCGGACCACGGAAGTTGTGCTCGGGGGCTGGCGGCCGGGTCAGGGGCGTCGTGCGTCCACTCTTGGTGCGCTACTGCTTGGTGCGCACGACCCGGTTTCGGGTGATCTGCTGTACCTGGGTGATGTGGGGACTGGCTTCACGGAGCAGATGCTGGTGGAGCTGCGGGAGACCCTGGCGCCGTTGGAGCGGTCGGTGAGCCCGTTCGCCAACGTGGTGCCCCGCGACCGGGCCCGGGGGGCGCATTGGCTGGCACCTTCGCTTGTCGGCGAGGTCGTGTACCGCCGCCTGACTCCGGGCGATCAGCGGCTCCGACACACGGCTTGGCGGGGGTTGAGGCCGGATCGGGTGCCGGGTGAGGTGGAAGTTCCGTCGGTGTAG
- a CDS encoding MFS transporter, whose product MAEQVLVRGEQVRRVAVASAIGTTIEWYDYFIYSTATALVFNKLFFPSLSPASGTLAAFATLGVGFVARPLGGIVWGHFGDRVGRKAMLVASLVLMGLATAAVGVLPTFAQAGVLAPVLLVVLRVLQGISAGGEWGGAALMAVEHAPPGRRGRYGSFSQIGVPAGLIIAQLVFFAVTSSLSPEAFRSWGWRVPFLVSLVLVVVGLVIRLRVAESPVFAQLRQTGERSRVPIVDVLRRRPREVTVAALSFIANTALGYVFFAYLLSYGTSVLKLSSTTMLVEIIVGSVVWLVSIIAGAIWSDRVGRKRVYLVGSVLLVVWSIPFFLLVDTRQPWLLGVAVVVLNLGLGATYGPQSALFAELFEPRYRYSGASFAYAVGAVLGGGFAPLIATALQTSTGTSLSVSLYMVAVALISLGAVLAFPRSPVTTG is encoded by the coding sequence ATGGCTGAGCAGGTCCTGGTGCGCGGCGAGCAGGTGCGCCGCGTCGCGGTGGCGAGCGCGATCGGCACGACGATCGAGTGGTACGACTACTTCATCTACAGCACCGCCACCGCGCTGGTGTTCAACAAGCTGTTCTTCCCCTCGCTCTCACCGGCGTCGGGCACGCTGGCGGCGTTCGCGACGCTCGGCGTGGGCTTCGTCGCGCGGCCGCTGGGCGGGATCGTGTGGGGCCACTTCGGCGACCGGGTCGGGCGCAAGGCGATGCTGGTCGCGTCGCTCGTCCTGATGGGGCTCGCGACGGCCGCGGTCGGGGTGCTGCCGACGTTCGCGCAGGCCGGCGTGCTCGCGCCCGTGCTGCTGGTGGTGCTGCGCGTGCTGCAGGGCATCTCGGCCGGCGGCGAGTGGGGCGGCGCGGCCCTGATGGCCGTCGAACACGCGCCCCCGGGGCGGCGCGGGCGCTACGGCTCGTTCTCCCAGATCGGCGTGCCCGCCGGGCTGATCATCGCGCAGCTGGTGTTCTTCGCGGTGACGAGCTCGCTGTCGCCGGAGGCCTTCCGGTCGTGGGGCTGGCGGGTGCCGTTCCTGGTCAGTCTCGTGCTGGTGGTCGTGGGCCTGGTGATCCGCCTGCGGGTGGCCGAAAGCCCGGTGTTCGCGCAGCTGCGGCAGACCGGCGAACGCAGCCGCGTGCCGATCGTCGACGTGCTGCGCCGGCGCCCGCGTGAGGTCACCGTGGCGGCGCTGAGCTTCATCGCCAACACCGCGCTGGGCTACGTCTTCTTCGCGTACCTGTTGTCCTACGGCACTTCCGTGCTCAAGCTGAGCAGCACCACGATGCTGGTGGAGATCATCGTCGGCAGTGTCGTGTGGCTCGTGAGCATCATCGCGGGCGCGATCTGGTCGGACCGCGTCGGGCGAAAACGGGTGTACCTCGTGGGTTCGGTGCTGCTCGTGGTGTGGTCGATCCCGTTCTTCCTGCTCGTCGACACCCGCCAGCCGTGGCTGCTCGGCGTCGCGGTGGTCGTGCTGAACCTCGGTCTGGGCGCGACCTACGGGCCGCAGTCGGCCTTGTTCGCGGAGCTGTTCGAACCGCGCTACCGCTACAGCGGCGCGTCGTTCGCGTACGCCGTGGGTGCGGTGCTGGGCGGCGGTTTCGCGCCCCTGATCGCGACGGCCCTGCAGACGTCGACCGGCACGTCGCTGTCGGTGTCGCTGTACATGGTGGCGGTCGCGCTGATCAGTCTCGGTGCGGTGCTCGCGTTTCCGCGCTCACCGGTCACAACAGGCTGA
- a CDS encoding IclR family transcriptional regulator domain-containing protein, with protein sequence MPREGTGPDFIEALARGLEVIAAFRPNQPVMTLAEVATATKLARPTARRILLTLEELGYVRAAERGYALTPRVLELGVAYVRSMGLWDIARPHLEKLVAQTNESCSIAQLDGSDIVYVARVSVPKIVSLAVQIGTRFPALPTSLGKVLLAALSPEELETTLAEPTRSGLVPRWQPGHAERDAELREVRARGWALTDEQLTLGIRSVAAPLRDGAGRVIASVNVNCHAAETPVDRLVGHHLPLLLQAAGDISADFARLQDVPHTAAAAAPAVS encoded by the coding sequence ATGCCACGAGAGGGAACCGGTCCGGACTTCATCGAGGCGCTCGCCCGCGGGCTCGAAGTGATCGCCGCCTTCCGGCCCAACCAGCCGGTGATGACGCTCGCCGAGGTCGCGACCGCCACGAAACTGGCCCGCCCCACCGCGCGGCGGATCCTGCTGACGCTCGAAGAGCTCGGCTACGTGCGCGCGGCCGAGCGTGGTTACGCCCTCACGCCCCGCGTGCTCGAGCTCGGCGTCGCCTACGTGCGGTCGATGGGCCTGTGGGACATCGCGCGCCCGCACCTGGAGAAGCTCGTCGCGCAGACCAACGAGTCCTGCTCGATCGCCCAGCTCGACGGTTCCGACATCGTCTACGTGGCCCGGGTTTCGGTGCCGAAGATCGTGTCGCTGGCCGTGCAGATCGGCACCCGGTTCCCGGCGCTGCCGACGTCTCTGGGCAAGGTCCTGCTCGCGGCCCTGTCACCCGAGGAGCTCGAGACCACACTCGCCGAGCCGACGCGCTCCGGGCTCGTGCCGCGGTGGCAGCCCGGCCACGCCGAACGCGACGCCGAGCTGCGTGAGGTGCGCGCCCGCGGCTGGGCACTGACCGACGAGCAGCTCACCCTCGGGATCCGCTCGGTCGCGGCGCCGCTGCGCGACGGGGCCGGGCGCGTGATCGCGAGCGTGAACGTCAACTGCCACGCCGCCGAGACCCCGGTCGACCGGCTCGTCGGCCATCACCTGCCGCTGCTGCTGCAGGCCGCGGGTGACATCAGCGCGGACTTCGCGCGCCTGCAGGACGTGCCCCACACCGCCGCCGCGGCTGCGCCGGCGGTGTCCTGA
- a CDS encoding CaiB/BaiF CoA transferase family protein: MEDSPAGAGTGPLSGLLVADFSRVLAGPYATMLLADLGAEVVKVEGPQGDETRTWMPPVRGETSTYYLGVNRGKRSIALDLRDEADAQVGRELAARADVLIENFKPGGLAKYGLDYETVRALNPGLVYASITGFGSGAGSHVPGYDLMVQAISGLMSLTGDPAGPPYRAGISVFDVMAGNHAVIGILAALRHRDATGAGQLVEVNLLSSALTGLVNHSSAYVAGGVVPYRMGNAHPSVFPYEPLPTADDDLIVAAANDGQFRKLCNVLAIPEIAEDPRFSHNADRTRNREELRPILVERLAARSAVDWFEALTAVGVPCGPISTIDGGFAMAERFGLDPVVEVGEGDRAVPTTRHPLRLSATPASYRLPPPELDEHGTELRAWLSTPRSDSPRSGPQGKDDA; encoded by the coding sequence ATGGAAGACTCCCCGGCGGGAGCGGGCACCGGACCGCTGTCGGGGCTGCTGGTGGCGGACTTCTCCCGGGTGCTGGCCGGCCCGTACGCCACGATGCTGCTCGCCGACCTCGGCGCCGAAGTCGTGAAGGTCGAGGGCCCGCAGGGCGACGAGACCCGCACCTGGATGCCGCCGGTGCGCGGCGAGACCTCCACCTACTACCTGGGCGTGAACCGCGGCAAGCGCTCGATCGCCCTCGACCTGCGCGACGAGGCCGACGCGCAGGTCGGGCGCGAGCTCGCCGCCCGCGCCGACGTGCTCATCGAGAACTTCAAGCCCGGCGGCCTGGCCAAGTACGGCCTCGACTACGAGACCGTCCGCGCCCTCAACCCCGGCCTCGTCTACGCGTCGATCACCGGCTTCGGCTCCGGCGCCGGCAGCCACGTGCCCGGCTACGACCTCATGGTCCAGGCGATCTCCGGCCTGATGAGCCTCACCGGCGACCCCGCCGGGCCGCCGTACCGCGCCGGCATCTCCGTGTTCGACGTGATGGCCGGCAACCACGCCGTGATCGGCATCCTCGCCGCGCTGCGCCACCGCGACGCGACCGGCGCCGGCCAGCTCGTGGAGGTCAACCTGCTGTCCTCGGCGCTCACCGGGCTGGTGAACCACAGCTCCGCCTACGTCGCCGGCGGCGTGGTCCCCTACCGGATGGGCAACGCGCACCCCAGCGTCTTCCCGTACGAGCCGCTGCCGACCGCCGACGACGACCTCATCGTCGCCGCGGCCAACGACGGCCAGTTCCGCAAACTGTGCAACGTGCTCGCCATCCCCGAGATCGCCGAAGACCCGCGTTTCTCGCACAACGCCGACCGCACCCGCAACCGCGAAGAGCTGCGCCCGATCCTCGTCGAGCGCCTGGCCGCCCGCAGCGCCGTCGACTGGTTCGAGGCTCTCACGGCGGTGGGGGTGCCGTGCGGCCCGATCTCCACGATCGACGGCGGCTTCGCGATGGCCGAACGGTTCGGGCTCGACCCCGTGGTCGAGGTCGGCGAAGGCGACCGCGCGGTGCCCACCACGCGCCATCCGTTGCGGCTTTCCGCGACCCCGGCGTCCTACCGGCTGCCGCCGCCCGAGCTCGACGAGCACGGCACCGAACTGCGCGCCTGGCTGAGCACCCCGCGCAGTGATTCCCCGCGCAGTGGCCCCCAGGGAAAGGACGACGCGTGA
- a CDS encoding (2Fe-2S)-binding protein: MDITVTVNGEPHRRTVEPRLLLVHLLRDDLGLTGTHWGCDTSNCGTCVVWLDDLPVKSCTVLAVMADGKQVRTVEDLGHGAELDPVQQGFVACHGIQCGFCTPGMLMTARWLLDHDPDPSEDVIREAISGQLCRCTGYENIVRSIRWAAVHPDGEPS; this comes from the coding sequence GTGGACATCACGGTGACGGTCAACGGCGAACCCCACCGCCGCACGGTCGAGCCGCGCCTGCTGCTCGTGCACCTCCTGCGCGACGACCTCGGGCTCACCGGCACGCACTGGGGCTGTGACACCTCCAACTGCGGCACCTGCGTCGTGTGGCTCGACGACCTCCCGGTGAAGTCGTGCACGGTGCTGGCCGTGATGGCCGACGGCAAGCAGGTGCGCACCGTCGAGGACCTCGGCCACGGTGCGGAGCTCGACCCCGTGCAGCAGGGTTTCGTGGCGTGCCACGGGATCCAGTGCGGGTTCTGCACCCCGGGCATGCTGATGACGGCGCGCTGGCTGCTCGACCACGACCCGGATCCGAGCGAGGACGTGATCCGCGAAGCGATCTCCGGGCAGCTGTGCCGCTGCACCGGTTACGAGAACATCGTCCGTTCGATCCGGTGGGCGGCCGTGCACCCGGACGGGGAGCCCTCATGA